From Rutidosis leptorrhynchoides isolate AG116_Rl617_1_P2 chromosome 3, CSIRO_AGI_Rlap_v1, whole genome shotgun sequence, a single genomic window includes:
- the LOC139902410 gene encoding uncharacterized protein gives MGSYLRDSNYDLEDMRIVQLIQQLEEDESDIESAVRIQRVRGYIPRDREDVADDQQSQKKRVNNVVKDVNEAQPQTNDDNMEESPPINVEKNDKPNSREFKKLIGRAGSDRFTAKGFNKWKKINCGKDCAFIKMKVGHIENVIEKQTTQEIMDNRLRVKISVEIIKRLTMQACALRGHDERPCSMNRGNFLELLKFLSSYNKEVENVVLDNAQQNSQYTSPDVQKEILHIFARNVQRSIRDEIGNAKFCLIVDECRDESKKEQMEIVVRFVDQDGHVKERFLDLVHVKDTTALTLKNEILSSLSFHKFDFQDIRGQSYDGARQATPSLAPDTNGLILKECPYAYYIHCFAHQMQLALVAASKEVVEVHKFFKNLNFIINVIDSSSKRHDQIQDAQISEISLLAETGELETGKGVNQIQSLQRPGDTIWSSHYRLIRSLLRLYGPVIVVLHDIAINGSTSSQKSDASFDLTHLLSFDFVFVMRLMKKIMKKTDKLCQALQRKSQDIVNALSLVSTIKSLIQNLRDEGWQSLFDKVVSFSENNNIQVPEMSQSYKDIIRSHSERDNVTVEHHYRVDVFFAAIDKQENIQLKSELQHCELDFPNDPELKNVQTIAELCRGLQKTGRVKVYPMLDRLIRLVFILPVSTAISERAFSTMKIMKTRLRCSMSDDYFKSCLILYIERDIADSFTSDEITDAFAVNKRRRVQLLPH, from the exons ATGGGTTCGTATTTACGTGATTCCAATTACGATTTGGAGGATATGCGAATTGTTCAACTTATTCAACAATTAGAAGAAGATGAGTCCGATATCGAGTCTGCGGTGCGTATTCAAAGAGTTCGAGGTTACATTCCCAGAGATCGTGAGGA TGTTGCCGATGATCAACAATCACAAAAAAAAAGAGTAAATAATGTTGTGAAAGATGTTAATGAAGCACAACCACAAACGAATGATGATAATATGGAAGAGTCTCCTCCAATTAATGTTGAAAAGAATGACAAACCAAACTCTAGAGAGTTTAAG AAACTTATTGGACGAGCTGGTTCAGATAGATTTACTGCAAAGGGGTTCAATAAATGGAAAAAGATTAATTGTGGTAAAGATTGTGCATTCATTAAAATGAAG GTTGGTCATATAGAAAATGTGATAGAAAAACAAACAACGCAAGAGATTATGGACAATAGATTGCGAGTCAAAATTTCTGTTGAGATAATTAAACGGCTCACGATGCAAGCATGTGCTCTTAGGGGCCATGATGAGCGGCCTTGTTCAATGAATCGGGGAAACTTTTTGGAATTGCTAAAGTTTCTTTCTTCTTACAACAAGGAAGTTGAGAATGTTGTTTTAGATAATGCTCAACAAAATTCCCAATATACTTCACCTGATGTGCAAAAAGAAATTTTGCATATTTTTGCTAGAAATGTTCAACGGTCAATTCGTGATGAAATCGGGAATGCAAAATTTTGTTTGATTGTTGATGAGTGCCGAGATGAATCAAAGAAAGAGCAAATGGAAATTGTTGTGAGATTCGTTGACCAAGATGGGCATGTAAAAGAAAGGTTTTTAGACTTGGTTCATGTCAAAGATACTACCGCGTTGACATTAAAAAATGAAATATTGTCATCCCTTTCTTTTCATAAATTTGATTTTCAAGATATTCGAGGTCAAAGTTATGATGGGGCTA GGCAAGCGACGCCGTCACTTGCTCCCGATACAAATGGTCTAATATTAAAAGAATGCCCTTACGCGTATTATATACATTGTTTTGCTCATCAGATGCAATTAGCTTTAGTTGCAGCATCTAAAGAGGTGGTCGAAGTgcataaattttttaaaaatttaaactttataattaatgtCATTGATTCTTCTTCCAAGCGTCACGATCAAATACAAGATGCTCAAATTTCTGAAATTTCACTTTTGGCCGAAACTGGAGAACTTGAGACTGGTAAAGGCGTAAATCAAATCCAAAGTTTGCAAAGACCCGGAGATACAATATGGAGTTCACACTATCGATTAATACGTAGCTTGTTGAGATTATATGGTCCCGTCATTGTAGTACTACATGACATTGCTATTAACGGATCTACTTCTTCTCAAAAAAGTGATGCTTCTTTTGATCTGACACACTTATTATCATTTGATTTTGTTTTTGTGATGCGTttgatgaagaaaataatgaagaaAACCGATAAGCTTTGTCAAGCTTTGCAACGCAAATCTCAAGATATCGTCAATGCTTTGTCTTTGGTTTCTACTATTAAGAGTTTGATTCAAAATCTAAGAGATGAAGGATGGCAATCACTTTTCGATAAAGTTGTTTCCTTTTCTGAGAATAATAACATCCAAGTTCCTGAAATGAGTCAATCTTACAAAGATATTATCCGCTCTCATTCGGAAAGGGACAATGTGACTGTTGAACATCATTATCGAGTTGACGTATTCTTTGCTGCTATTGACA AGCAAGAAAATATTCAGCTGAAATCTGAGTTGCAACATTGTGAGCTAGATTTTCCTAATGATCCGGAGTTAAAAAATGTTCAAACGATTGCAGAGTTATGTAGAGGCCTACAAAAAACTGGGAGGGTTAAAGTGTATCCAATGCTTGACAGATTGATTCGTCTTGTATTTATTCTTCCAGTTTCAACAGCAATAAGTGAAAGAGCTTTTTCAACAATGAAGATTATGAAAACGAGACTTCGTTGTAGCATGAGTGATGACTATTTTAAAAGTTGTTTGATTCTTTACATTGAAAGGGACATTGCCGATTCATTTACTTCGGATGAGATAACAGATGCTTTTGCTGTCAACAAGCGCAGACGCGTACAACTTCTACCACATTAG
- the LOC139902411 gene encoding cytosolic sulfotransferase 16-like, with protein sequence MSTFDRYKDIDKDDDQKSTYKKHAQLITELPKTIGWSTEELFLYQGYWLPEDALLGVMFLQHHFKPRSTDFILSSFMKSGTTWLRSLMFSIQNRSTFDFNDHPLLQKGPHEIFPSLDFPTTTNKVQDCSNNSLRLFATHYAHSLLPSSITNPSSGCKLVYVCRDPKDVMGVLTYGPYWDHVLGFWKASLDSPNNIFFLKYEGIKREPEVIVKRLGEFMGVPFSVDEEENGMIEKIVKFCSFEHLKNLEVNKNGSYLAGLGYEMWNKSYFRRGEIGDWKNHLTPEMQQRIDGIIKEKFKGSGFTFI encoded by the exons ATGTCAACATTTGATAGATATAAAGatattgataaagatgatgatcagAAAAGCACATACAAAAAACATGCACAACTCATCACCGAGCTTCCTAAAACCATTGGTTGGTCAACAGAGGAACTGTTCTTATACCAAGGATATTGGTTGCCTGAAGATGCCTTATTAGGTGTCATGTTCTTGCAACATCACTTTAAGCCACGCTCAACCGATTTCATTTTATCTTCCTTCATGAAAAGTGGCACAACTTGGCTTAGATCACTCATGTTTTCAATCCAAAATCGATCTACTTTCGATTTTAATGATCATCCTTTGCTTCAAAAAGGACCTCATGAAATCTTTCCATCCTTAGATTTCCCTACTACTACCAACAAAGTACAAGATTGTTCTAATAATTCCCTTCGGCTTTTCGCCACACATTACGCACATAGTTTGCTGCCTTCATCCATCACTAACCCTTCTTCTGGATGCAAATTAGTTTACGTTTGTAGGGATCCAAAAGATGTGATG GGTGTTTTGACGTATGGTCCTTATTGGGATCACGTGTTAGGATTTTGGAAAGCTAGTCTTGATTCtccaaataatatattttttttgaaatATGAAGGTATTAAGAGGGAACCTGAGGTTATTGTGAAGCGGTTGGGTGAGTTTATGGGAGTGCCATTTTCGGTCGATGAAGAGGAAAACGGAATGATTGAAAAGATTGTGAAATTTTGCAGTTTTGAGCATTTGAAGAACTTAGAGgtaaacaagaatggttcttatctGGCAGGTTTGGGGTATGAGATGTGGAACAAGTCGTATTTTCGACGAGGTGAAATCGGAGATTGGAAAAATCATTTAACTCCGGAGATGCAACAACGAATTGATGGTATCATTAAGGAAAAGTTCAAAGGTTCAGGTTTTACATTTATTTAG